The following are encoded together in the Halobaculum limi genome:
- a CDS encoding NAD-dependent epimerase/dehydratase family protein: MSQPPTGQTVLVTGGAGFIGSHIADALCPDNDVRILDNGSGSGGANHPDAATFIEGDIRDEEALADAVAGVDIVFHEAALVSVARSVEDPTVSHSINTEGTLAVLEAARRADARVVFASSAAIYGAPESMPIAETAPKQPSSPYGLEKLSGDHYCRLYNELYDLPTVALRYFNVYGPRQSGGEYAGAISAFAEQARSGGPVTVHGDGEQTRDFVNIADVVQANLLAATTDATGEAFNVGTGSRASINRVAELIRDEVAPDAEIIHVDAREGDIRHSVADIDKIIDRLGYEPSVTLADGLQEYLR; the protein is encoded by the coding sequence ATGAGTCAGCCTCCGACCGGACAAACAGTGCTTGTGACTGGCGGTGCCGGGTTTATTGGGAGCCACATCGCCGACGCACTTTGTCCGGACAACGACGTACGGATCCTCGACAATGGTTCGGGTTCCGGGGGCGCGAACCATCCCGACGCTGCAACGTTCATCGAGGGGGACATCCGCGACGAAGAAGCGCTAGCTGACGCTGTGGCGGGTGTCGACATCGTGTTTCACGAGGCCGCACTCGTCAGCGTCGCCCGGTCCGTTGAGGACCCGACCGTCAGCCACTCGATCAACACTGAGGGAACGCTTGCGGTGCTGGAGGCCGCTCGTAGGGCGGATGCCCGCGTGGTTTTCGCCTCAAGCGCAGCGATCTATGGAGCGCCGGAGTCGATGCCGATCGCAGAGACAGCACCCAAACAGCCATCCTCGCCGTACGGACTCGAGAAGCTCTCGGGGGATCACTACTGTCGGCTCTACAACGAACTCTATGACCTCCCGACGGTCGCGTTGCGCTATTTCAACGTTTACGGTCCACGCCAATCTGGCGGTGAGTACGCAGGTGCGATCTCCGCGTTCGCCGAGCAGGCGCGGTCAGGCGGACCAGTGACCGTTCACGGCGACGGGGAGCAGACCCGCGACTTCGTCAATATCGCAGACGTTGTGCAGGCGAACCTGCTCGCGGCGACCACCGATGCCACCGGGGAGGCGTTCAACGTCGGCACCGGCTCGCGGGCGTCGATCAACCGGGTGGCCGAGTTGATCCGCGACGAGGTCGCACCGGACGCCGAGATCATCCATGTCGATGCCCGCGAGGGAGACATCCGCCACAGCGTGGCCGATATCGACAAGATCATCGACCGATTGGGATACGAACCGAGCGTCACGCTGGCTGACGGCCTGCAGGAGTATCTACGCTGA
- a CDS encoding glycosyltransferase family 2 protein, with the protein MLGEAKETVAAQTVNTDLVVVDDVDTGPADARNAGLKRATTRYVAFLDADDLWKPDKLERQLDRMADTDSGFCLEGKPMSLDEFVYGIMVNELTSFTSSMLVDTERVSATFESGLNRDEDRLYALEAATQGGVCFCPDLFVRRHHDRSMMASGISVDEYVEACTEFAYLADQRVPAAHPYLNIYYVQAFTTVGVALRREREYDRAVSYLLRALRISPHPYTLWHLLWTLWYRTIPISREQ; encoded by the coding sequence ATGCTTGGGGAGGCCAAAGAGACAGTGGCCGCACAGACGGTTAACACGGACCTAGTCGTCGTCGACGACGTCGACACCGGTCCGGCCGACGCCCGCAACGCGGGGTTAAAGCGGGCCACCACTCGATACGTCGCCTTTCTGGACGCCGACGACCTCTGGAAACCCGATAAGCTCGAGCGACAACTTGACCGGATGGCCGACACCGACTCCGGGTTCTGTCTGGAAGGTAAGCCAATGTCACTCGATGAGTTCGTCTACGGTATTATGGTGAATGAGTTGACGTCGTTCACTTCCTCGATGCTCGTCGACACTGAACGTGTGTCAGCCACCTTCGAGTCGGGATTGAATCGGGACGAGGACCGACTATACGCGCTGGAGGCGGCGACACAAGGCGGCGTATGTTTCTGTCCCGACTTGTTTGTCCGCCGTCACCACGACCGGAGTATGATGGCGAGCGGTATTTCAGTTGATGAGTACGTAGAAGCCTGTACGGAGTTCGCCTACCTCGCCGATCAACGAGTTCCTGCGGCGCATCCGTACCTGAACATCTACTACGTGCAGGCTTTCACGACTGTGGGGGTCGCACTCCGGCGAGAAAGAGAGTACGACCGCGCAGTGTCGTATCTCTTGCGAGCGCTTCGCATTTCACCGCATCCGTACACGCTTTGGCACCTGCTGTGGACGCTCTGGTATCGTACTATCCCGATCAGTCGAGAACAGTGA
- a CDS encoding polysaccharide biosynthesis C-terminal domain-containing protein — translation MIPRQLNFARAGGLLLALEIVGVIIGFGSTVYFAMALGATALGVFFLFEAALGTLGTFGDFGINGAIEKRISEGNEPGSVLGAGLLLKGVLVLALVSVVVPFRGSINAYVGAVVVGPLLVALVLSQLAVLSVHVMRAELRADETAILQFLRLVTYVVVSVALVRFGAGPLALVYGLIAGYLVMLAGGLRRISTVPTRPSIRHVRTLVDYAKFNGIWGLGGHAYNTLDILVIGLFLTSADVAAYELAWRVTLMTGIVGGVVANTVFAQMSAWDAAGQRDRISPTVRDGLLASLVLVIPSFVGVALLSEQILGLVFGPEFVIAAAAFVVLMGEKLVAAVNNVFDATVRAVDRPDIGAYATVASLALNIVLNVLLVPQYGLVGAGVATGVSMAINTVVLGGFLRHLIPIEFPVREVGLCVVGAGLMGGAVIAAGTVLPATLVGLIARILLGGVVYGAVLFAVPTLRGKFFAAVRQFSG, via the coding sequence GTGATTCCTCGACAGCTGAACTTCGCGCGGGCGGGCGGTCTCCTCTTGGCGCTTGAGATCGTCGGCGTCATCATCGGGTTCGGGTCGACGGTGTATTTCGCGATGGCGCTGGGGGCCACAGCGCTGGGTGTGTTCTTCTTGTTCGAAGCCGCGCTTGGAACACTCGGGACGTTCGGAGACTTCGGGATCAACGGCGCGATCGAGAAACGGATCAGCGAGGGGAACGAGCCCGGTTCCGTCCTCGGCGCTGGGCTTCTCCTGAAGGGCGTGTTGGTGCTCGCACTGGTGTCAGTCGTTGTCCCGTTCCGCGGCAGCATCAACGCCTACGTCGGTGCTGTTGTGGTTGGTCCGCTGTTGGTGGCGTTAGTACTGTCTCAACTGGCGGTGCTGTCGGTCCACGTTATGCGAGCGGAGTTGCGAGCCGACGAGACGGCGATCCTCCAGTTCTTGCGTCTGGTGACATACGTCGTCGTGTCGGTCGCCCTGGTCCGGTTCGGTGCGGGCCCGCTGGCGCTAGTCTACGGGCTCATCGCCGGCTACCTCGTTATGCTCGCGGGCGGCTTGCGGCGGATCTCGACAGTTCCCACCCGCCCGTCGATTCGACACGTTCGAACCCTCGTCGACTATGCGAAATTCAATGGGATCTGGGGCCTTGGCGGCCACGCGTACAACACGCTTGACATCCTGGTTATCGGGTTGTTCCTCACGAGTGCCGACGTTGCCGCGTACGAACTGGCTTGGCGGGTGACGCTGATGACCGGAATCGTGGGCGGTGTTGTCGCTAATACCGTCTTCGCGCAGATGAGCGCGTGGGACGCCGCTGGGCAGCGTGATCGCATCTCGCCGACGGTCCGGGACGGACTCTTGGCGTCGCTGGTCCTCGTCATTCCCTCGTTCGTCGGAGTCGCACTGCTCTCCGAGCAGATCCTCGGGCTCGTCTTCGGGCCGGAGTTCGTCATCGCCGCGGCCGCGTTCGTCGTCCTGATGGGCGAGAAGTTAGTCGCTGCGGTGAACAACGTCTTCGACGCGACCGTTCGGGCGGTTGACCGGCCGGACATCGGTGCCTACGCGACCGTCGCGTCACTGGCATTGAACATCGTGTTAAACGTCCTGTTGGTCCCCCAATACGGGCTCGTCGGTGCCGGAGTCGCGACGGGAGTCTCGATGGCAATCAACACCGTCGTTCTCGGCGGATTCCTCCGTCATCTCATCCCGATCGAGTTCCCCGTCCGAGAGGTCGGGTTGTGTGTTGTGGGGGCCGGATTGATGGGTGGTGCAGTCATCGCAGCAGGGACAGTACTCCCGGCGACGCTGGTTGGACTTATCGCTCGGATACTCCTCGGCGGTGTCGTCTACGGAGCAGTCCTGTTCGCTGTTCCGACCCTCCGCGGGAAGTTCTTCGCCGCTGTTCGTCAGTTCAGCGGTTGA
- a CDS encoding metal-dependent hydrolase, translated as MLPWTHAAFGYLLLLAVVVLLGRRVSRVELLAVLVGTQLPDVIDKPLAWWFNAVPSGRSLAHSLLFVIPLSAVIVAIAWYRSHPEVGFAFTLGYLAHLIGDTYVAIYYWRTEEFSFLLWPILPPYPYDDFVGFGNFIVEFEVTTTGLVLFTAAGAVGVAFLVQFFRAPWVYTSRP; from the coding sequence ATGCTTCCTTGGACACACGCCGCATTCGGCTATCTCCTCCTCCTTGCGGTCGTGGTCCTATTGGGTCGACGTGTTTCAAGAGTGGAACTGCTCGCGGTGCTCGTCGGGACCCAACTCCCCGACGTCATTGACAAGCCGTTGGCGTGGTGGTTCAATGCGGTCCCATCCGGGCGCTCGTTGGCCCACTCTCTGCTGTTCGTGATCCCACTAAGTGCCGTCATCGTCGCTATCGCGTGGTACCGCAGTCATCCTGAGGTCGGTTTCGCGTTCACGCTCGGGTATTTGGCACACCTCATCGGAGACACCTATGTCGCGATCTATTACTGGCGCACTGAGGAGTTCTCCTTCCTCCTATGGCCGATTCTTCCCCCCTATCCGTACGACGACTTTGTCGGCTTCGGGAATTTCATCGTCGAGTTCGAGGTCACCACTACGGGTCTCGTTCTCTTCACGGCTGCTGGGGCCGTCGGTGTCGCCTTCCTCGTCCAGTTCTTCCGTGCGCCGTGGGTGTACACGTCTCGGCCGTAG
- a CDS encoding plastocyanin/azurin family copper-binding protein produces MYTRRTALRLSGVALAGGLAGCGGAESEPTDTPEPTETPTETSANTTVDMTDELKFEPQTLTVSVGDTVDWVTTGAVAHSVTAYEEDLPDGAAYFASGDFDSEAAARQAYPEGSVGRDEVYSHTFETAGEFPYFCIPHESGMVGTIIVESA; encoded by the coding sequence GTGTATACTAGACGGACTGCACTGCGGTTGAGCGGTGTAGCACTGGCTGGTGGTTTGGCCGGCTGTGGCGGCGCAGAGTCGGAGCCGACGGACACACCAGAACCGACAGAGACGCCGACTGAAACATCGGCCAACACGACGGTCGATATGACCGACGAACTCAAATTTGAACCGCAGACACTGACGGTCAGCGTCGGCGACACCGTAGACTGGGTAACGACTGGCGCCGTCGCTCATAGCGTCACAGCCTACGAGGAGGATCTACCTGACGGTGCCGCCTATTTTGCGTCGGGTGACTTCGACAGCGAAGCTGCCGCCAGGCAAGCGTACCCAGAAGGAAGCGTCGGGCGTGACGAGGTGTACAGCCACACGTTCGAGACCGCCGGCGAGTTCCCCTACTTTTGTATACCTCACGAGTCGGGGATGGTTGGGACGATAATCGTCGAGTCAGCGTAG
- a CDS encoding glycosyltransferase family 2 protein → MAYTIQPRAEAKFSYSVDGPVDIALPEPTVEVTPIDGDDATDEAVTVEWRATDGTTTSLAMSSDTVATVNTTALPTITTQVSPMTDTLAGTAIGVVLTPTNQNAVIRTVLRASRRGHPVIVTTQGTHKVDGTDTQEILRTLGVILVSPPSGDVSMAQLHRALSQAARELGLPGIVLQTRECNRIDYERTALAFEQADYEVVAVPEHWSQSPEIPTVVVGIPAYNAADSISQVVKSARPYADEVIVVDDGSHDETAARAQAAGATVVVHERNRGYGGALKTIFKEGAERDAAHLVVIDADGQHDPADIPLLVETQRRDGTDIVIGSRYVGERKTRIPFVRAIGLGVINSLTNASLGKLRPSGFIRDTQSGYRAYSRVATRSLASDRVLGNNMGASTDILHHAHRNRFSIAEVETTISYDVANASSQGSFSHGMDLLRNIFWTVQYGRPMLVLGMPGVLTWLLGVTSVTWIFYQYVETGALSFFPLVGAVVCTIGGLLVCITALMMHVLNGHPTMKRLATEDAH, encoded by the coding sequence GTGGCGTACACCATTCAACCCCGAGCAGAAGCGAAGTTTAGCTACAGCGTCGATGGACCTGTTGATATAGCCCTCCCCGAGCCGACGGTCGAGGTCACACCAATCGACGGCGACGACGCCACCGACGAAGCGGTCACGGTTGAGTGGAGGGCTACCGACGGGACGACGACGTCGCTCGCGATGTCTTCCGACACGGTGGCCACGGTGAATACGACCGCCCTGCCGACGATCACCACTCAGGTGTCGCCGATGACTGACACGCTCGCCGGCACGGCTATCGGTGTTGTTCTCACCCCAACCAATCAGAACGCCGTCATTCGGACCGTTCTCCGGGCGAGTCGCCGCGGTCACCCCGTGATTGTTACTACTCAGGGAACCCACAAGGTGGATGGAACCGATACACAGGAGATACTGCGGACGCTCGGGGTAATCCTCGTATCACCACCCTCGGGAGACGTCTCGATGGCACAACTCCACCGAGCGCTATCACAGGCCGCTAGGGAGCTTGGCCTCCCGGGGATTGTGTTGCAGACTCGGGAGTGTAATCGGATCGACTACGAACGGACGGCACTAGCATTCGAGCAAGCCGACTACGAGGTCGTGGCGGTTCCCGAACATTGGAGCCAATCCCCAGAGATACCGACCGTGGTAGTGGGCATCCCGGCGTACAACGCTGCTGATAGCATCAGCCAGGTCGTCAAGAGCGCGCGTCCGTACGCTGACGAGGTCATCGTCGTCGATGACGGAAGTCACGACGAGACAGCTGCCCGCGCGCAGGCGGCTGGCGCGACGGTGGTCGTCCACGAGCGAAATCGCGGCTACGGTGGTGCGCTCAAGACTATCTTCAAAGAAGGTGCCGAGCGCGACGCGGCTCATCTCGTCGTCATCGACGCCGACGGGCAACACGACCCGGCGGATATCCCCCTTCTCGTCGAGACACAGCGGCGTGACGGGACGGATATCGTCATCGGAAGCCGATACGTCGGCGAGCGGAAGACGCGAATCCCGTTCGTCCGTGCTATCGGACTGGGGGTTATCAACAGTCTAACTAACGCCAGTCTTGGAAAGCTCCGTCCGAGCGGGTTCATCCGAGACACCCAGAGCGGCTACCGCGCCTATAGCCGGGTCGCGACCCGATCGCTCGCGTCAGACCGGGTACTTGGGAACAATATGGGCGCGAGTACGGATATCCTCCATCACGCTCACCGGAACCGGTTCAGTATCGCCGAGGTAGAGACGACCATCTCGTATGACGTCGCCAACGCCAGTTCTCAAGGATCGTTCTCCCACGGGATGGACCTCCTACGGAACATCTTCTGGACCGTCCAGTACGGCCGACCGATGCTCGTTCTCGGGATGCCCGGAGTCCTGACGTGGCTGCTTGGGGTGACTTCCGTGACGTGGATCTTCTACCAGTACGTGGAGACAGGGGCCCTGTCTTTCTTCCCACTCGTAGGGGCCGTCGTGTGTACGATCGGTGGGCTATTGGTGTGTATCACGGCGTTGATGATGCACGTGTTGAACGGTCACCCGACGATGAAACGATTGGCCACAGAGGATGCTCACTGA